TAGATTGGGTGTTTGTCTATGTGTTCACTATGCAGGCCTGTTAGTCTTTCTAATAACGTCCATAATATTAACATAAAGGCAAATATGATTGCCCATTTGATTTCAATTTTATATTTACTCATAATCTATCCTTTTATTTTAGTTAGAAAATATTTCCGGTCCTACGATTATTGAATGTTACAAATTCACAAGTCCAAAATCAATGATCCTCTTGATTTTGTTTGATATTTGGATGGATAGATAATTTTTCAAATTGTTGATATAGTTTCAAATGTAATCGGATAATAATTGCTAAAAAAAAGTGTAAGTAAAATCGTGTGCACTGAATGTCCCAATTTGTTCCTCCCCTAAATAAAGAAGCTCAATGATCACGAGCCTTGGGTGTTATTTTATTGAATTTAAGCTTGTAACGGTGCGTGATTCGAACCTATCAGTGCCCGACTTTTATTGTTTGTAATTTCATAGTTGAGTTCATTCTAAAAAGGTGGGATACCGATTCCATCGCTCTCATAAGTATTTGTTTTTATGTAACAACTTTTTTTAGAAAAGCGATTGAATCGGTTTTTAGAGTAAACTCATAGTTGAATTCAGGCTAAGATATAGAAAATCTATTCCAGATTAGTAAATTCCGGCGACCAGGCCGGGTCTTCGTCGGTACTGCCACGCGCATCTAGACGATGTGACCCGCTGCCATCAATATTCATCACGAATATTCTATGGTTAACCATATAGACAATCCGCTGTCCGTCAGGTGAAATCGACGGATAGGTTTCCGCATCAGCGCCCGTTGTAATTCTGTTCAAATTAGTTCCGTCCGGGTTTATGGTGAAAAGGTCTACATATTCCTGGGAGCTCCCGGGTATTGGCTGTAATGCGCCAAAAATAATCTTAGATCCTTCCTGGGACCAGGCAGAGCAAAAAAGTTCAGGACTGAAAAAAATAGATCTTTGATCAGAGCCATCCTGATTCATGATATAAAGACTGCCGTTAAATCGCTGTGTTGAATTTCGTTCGGATTGAAAACTAATCCGGCTGCCATCGGGTGACCAATCGGGAGTGTTATCAGCAACAGGATCCGTTGTTAATCGCGTCTTATTGGAACCATCCGTATTTATGACGTAAATATTCCAATTGC
This sequence is a window from candidate division KSB1 bacterium. Protein-coding genes within it:
- a CDS encoding PD40 domain-containing protein, whose amino-acid sequence is MNQDGSDQRSIFFSPELFCSAWSQEGSKIIFGALQPIPGSSQEYVDLFTINPDGTNLNRITTGADAETYPSISPDGQRIVYMVNHRIFVMNIDGSGSHRLDARGSTDEDPAWSPEFTNLE